In Lapillicoccus jejuensis, the DNA window CCCCCGTGCCGGTCGTCGACACCAACGTCCGCCGGGTGCTCGTGCGCCTGCTCGACGGCGAGGCGCAGGCCGCCCCGGCGCTCACCCGCCACGAGCGCGACCTCGCCCTGGCCGCACTGCCCGTCGCCGACGCCGACGCGGTGACCTGGGGCGTCGCGGCGATGGAGCTGGGGGCCCTGGTCTGCACGGCGCGCACACCCCGGTGCGAGGAGTGCCCGGTCGAGGACCTGTGCGCGTGGCGGGCGGCGGGCAGCCCGCCGTACGCCGGGCCGGTCAAGCGCACCCAGCGCTGGGAGGGGACCGACCGGCAGGCCCGCGGCGCGCTGATGGCGGTCCTGCGCGAGGCCCCCGGGCCGGTGCCGGCCGAGCGGCTCGCCCTCGCCTGGCCGCAGGAGGCGCAGCGCGACCGCTGCCTGCACAGCCTCGTCGTCGACGGGCTCGTCGAGCCGCTCGACGGGGACCGCTACCGCCTCCCCGCCTGACCGCTCCACCCCTGCTGCGTTCCGGACTCACGTTGTGCCGCGACAGGGCACGGCTGAACCGGTTCGGATGCGGTACAACGTGAGTCCGGAGCGCGACACCCGGGGACGGACGGCCGGTCAGGGGGTCGGGTGCTCCACCGGTGCGGCGAGGCCGAGGGCGAGGACCACGGCGTCGAGGACCGCCTCGGGCGAGCCGTCGCCGGGGACGGTGACGCCGGGCTCGTCGGGCTGCAGCGGCTCGAGGGTGTCGAGCTGGCTGGTCAGCAGCGACGCCGGCATGTAGTGGTCGGGGCGGTGCTCCATCCGGTCGTGGATCTTCGCGGCCGGTGCCGTGACGTGGCAGAACCGCACGCTCGGATGGCCCTCGCGCAGCAGGTCGCGGTACTCGCGCTTGAGCGCCGAGCAGGTGACGGCGGCCGGACGGTCGGCGGCCTCCTGCTCGCCGATCCAGTCGGCGACGGTGCGCAGCCAGGGCCAGCGGTCCTCGTCGGTGAGCGGGGTGCCGGCGCGCATCTTCGCCACGTTGGCCTCCGGGTGGAAGTCGTCGCCCTCGGCGAACTGCCAGCCCATCCGCTCGGCCAGCCCACGGGCGACCGTGGTCTTGCCCGAGCCGGAGACTCCCATGACGACGACCGTGTCCACGCGATCAGCCTAGAGCGGGACGCCGTACGGCGGCGCGGCCGTCCAGATGGGCGTCCCACCCCTGCGCCCTGACTTGACGCAGCGTCGAGCCACTCGACGCGGGGTGCACCCTGCGTCGAGTGGCATGACGCTGCGTCAAGCACACCCCCCGCCCACCCTCACCGACCCCCGCGCTCGGGCGTGGCGGAACGCGTTGCGCAGCAACGGGATCCGGGCTAGGTTCTCGCTCTTGTGCGCGCACTCACGGGGGGAGTGGCCGGGGGACCGGTCGGTGAGCTGCGCACCCTCGGCCTGCTCGTGCGGGCCGGCTTCCGCCGGGAGACGACGTACACGGCGGCGATGTTCGCCGGCCTGTTCACCAACGTCGTCTTCGGCTTCATCCGCTCGGCCATCCTGCTCGCCGCCGTGGCCGCGGCGGGCGGCACCCTCGCCGGGTACGACGCCGGCTCGGTCGGCGCCTACGTGTGGCTCTCGCAGGGGCTCATCGGCGCCGTCACGCTGACCGGGACGGCGGAGATCGCCGAGCGGGTGCGGACCGGCGACGTCGCGGTCGACTTCGTCCGGCCGGTCGACGTCCAGCTGGCGCACCTGGCCACCGACCTCGGCCGGGCCGCCTACACGACCATCCCGCGCGGTCTGCCCAGCGTGGCCGTCGGCGCGCTCACCGTCGGTCTGGTCATGCCGGCCCAGGTGCTGCCCTACGTCCTCGGCGCGCTCAGCGTCGTCCTCGCCGTCACCTTGAGCTTCCTCGTCCGGTTCGCCGTGAACCTCGTCGGGTTCTGGGTCGTCGAGACCCGTGGCATCACCACGCTGTTCACCGTCGCGTACGGGTTCCTCTCCGGGCTCTACGTCCCGGTCCACCTCTTCCCCGGATGGCTCGGCGTCGTCGCGACGGCCACCCCGTTCCCGTCGATCCTCCAGTCACCCATCGACGTGCTCTCCGGCCGGGTCCTCGACGGCGACGCCGTCCGGGTCCTGCTCGTCCAGGTCGGCTGGGTCGCCGCGGCGGCCCTGCTCGGCCAGGTGCTGCTGCGCGCCGGTCGACGCAAGCTGGAGGTGCAGGGTGGCTGAGCCCCACGCGGTCACGGCGGACCCGCGGCCCGGCCGCCTCGCGCCGTACGTCGACGTCCTGCGATCGCGCGTCCGCGCGCAGCGCAGCTACCGCACGTCCTTCGCCTTCGACCTGCTCGGCTCGCTGCTCGTCGGGCTGACCGAGCTCGGCGAGGTGTGGGTCGTCTTCCACAACGTGCCCGTCCTCGGCGGCCTCGACTTCCACGGGATCCTGCTCGTCTTCGGCCTCTCGAACCTCGCGTTCTCGCTGGCCGACATGCTCTTCGGCCACCTCGACCGGGTGCCGACCTACGTGCGCACCGGCACCCTCGAGGCGTTCTACCTGCGCCCGCAGCCGGTCCTCGCGCAGCTGATGGTCAGCGACCTGCAGCTGCGCCGACTCTCCCGCGCCGCGGTCGCGCTCGCCGCGCTCGTCGCCGGCCTGACCCTCAACGACATCGCGTGGTCGCCGCTCACCGCGCTGCTGCTCGTGCTCAGCGTGCTCAGCGGGACGGCGATCTTCGGCGGCCTCTTCGTCTCCGCGGGCGCGCTGCAGTTCCGGCTCGTCAACGGCGCCGAGGTGACCAACAGCTTCACGTACGGCGGCTCGTACGCCTCCGCCCAGCCGGCGGCCATCTACCCCACCGCGCTCAAGGTGACCTTCGGCTACCTCGTCCCCGTCGTCTTCGTCGCCTATCTTCCGGCGCTGCTCCTGCTCGGGCAGCCCGGTCCGTCGCTGCTGCCGGCCTGGCTGGGGTGGTGCACGCCCGTGGCCGCGCTGTGGGTGTGGGGCACGGCCCTGCTGCTCTGGCGCGACGGCACCCGGCACTACCAGTCAGGAGGAGGCTGAGATGTCCCAGGAACCCGCTTCTCACGATCTCGTCATCGAGCTCGACGGGCTGACCCGGACGTTCGTGCGCCGCAGCGGACCGCTGCTGCGTCGGCGCCGCACCGACGTCACCGCGGTCGCCGACATGACCTTCACCGTCCGCGCCGGCGAGTCGGTCGGCTACATCGGCGCCAACGGCGCCGGCAAGTCGACGACGATCAAGATGCTCAGCGGCATCCTCGTGCCGACCTCGGGGACGGTGCGCACCTGCGGTCTGGACCCGCTGCGGCAGCGGCGCGAGCTGGCCCGGCACATCGGCGTCGTGTTCGGGCAGCGCTCCCAGCTGTGGTGGGACCTGCCGCTGCACGAGTCGTTCGCCGTGCTCGCCTCGATCCACCGGCTCCCGTCCGGCGAGGCCCGCGCCCGGACCGCCCAGCTCGTCGAGCAGCTGGAGATGGGCGACACCCTCGACACCCCCGTGCGCCAGCTCTCGCTCGGGCAGCGGATGCGCGCCGAGATCGCCGCCGCGCTGCTGCACCGGCCGCGGCTGCTCGTCCTCGACGAGCCGACGATCGGCCTCGACGTCCTGTCCAAGCAGCGGCTGCGCGAGTTCCTCGTCGCCGAGCGCGCCGAGCACGGCACGACGCTGCTGCTGACCACGCACGACATGGGCGACGTCGAGCGGCTCTGCGAGCGGGTGCTCGTCGTCGACCACGGCCGGCTCGCGTACGACGGCTCGCTGCCCGGTCTCGCCCGCACCGTCGGCGCCCGGCGGGTGCTCGTCGTC includes these proteins:
- a CDS encoding A/G-specific adenine glycosylase gives rise to the protein MHALAPDLGALHRRVLDWYAGASRPLPWREPGTTPYGVLLSEVMSQQTPVARVAPIWREWLERWPTPAALAAASPGDVVRAWGRLGYPRRALRLHEAAIAMVQRHGGEVPSTPEELRALPGVGDYTASAVACFAYDAPVPVVDTNVRRVLVRLLDGEAQAAPALTRHERDLALAALPVADADAVTWGVAAMELGALVCTARTPRCEECPVEDLCAWRAAGSPPYAGPVKRTQRWEGTDRQARGALMAVLREAPGPVPAERLALAWPQEAQRDRCLHSLVVDGLVEPLDGDRYRLPA
- a CDS encoding gluconokinase; its protein translation is MDTVVVMGVSGSGKTTVARGLAERMGWQFAEGDDFHPEANVAKMRAGTPLTDEDRWPWLRTVADWIGEQEAADRPAAVTCSALKREYRDLLREGHPSVRFCHVTAPAAKIHDRMEHRPDHYMPASLLTSQLDTLEPLQPDEPGVTVPGDGSPEAVLDAVVLALGLAAPVEHPTP
- a CDS encoding ABC transporter permease: MRALTGGVAGGPVGELRTLGLLVRAGFRRETTYTAAMFAGLFTNVVFGFIRSAILLAAVAAAGGTLAGYDAGSVGAYVWLSQGLIGAVTLTGTAEIAERVRTGDVAVDFVRPVDVQLAHLATDLGRAAYTTIPRGLPSVAVGALTVGLVMPAQVLPYVLGALSVVLAVTLSFLVRFAVNLVGFWVVETRGITTLFTVAYGFLSGLYVPVHLFPGWLGVVATATPFPSILQSPIDVLSGRVLDGDAVRVLLVQVGWVAAAALLGQVLLRAGRRKLEVQGG
- a CDS encoding ABC transporter permease, giving the protein MAEPHAVTADPRPGRLAPYVDVLRSRVRAQRSYRTSFAFDLLGSLLVGLTELGEVWVVFHNVPVLGGLDFHGILLVFGLSNLAFSLADMLFGHLDRVPTYVRTGTLEAFYLRPQPVLAQLMVSDLQLRRLSRAAVALAALVAGLTLNDIAWSPLTALLLVLSVLSGTAIFGGLFVSAGALQFRLVNGAEVTNSFTYGGSYASAQPAAIYPTALKVTFGYLVPVVFVAYLPALLLLGQPGPSLLPAWLGWCTPVAALWVWGTALLLWRDGTRHYQSGGG
- a CDS encoding ABC transporter ATP-binding protein translates to MSQEPASHDLVIELDGLTRTFVRRSGPLLRRRRTDVTAVADMTFTVRAGESVGYIGANGAGKSTTIKMLSGILVPTSGTVRTCGLDPLRQRRELARHIGVVFGQRSQLWWDLPLHESFAVLASIHRLPSGEARARTAQLVEQLEMGDTLDTPVRQLSLGQRMRAEIAAALLHRPRLLVLDEPTIGLDVLSKQRLREFLVAERAEHGTTLLLTTHDMGDVERLCERVLVVDHGRLAYDGSLPGLARTVGARRVLVVDLAEPVPDLGPLLPGSPVEHLGDEGGGLRHRIAFDAERVTAAQLLAAVGARAEVRDLSVEEPDIEDVVRRIYSATR